Genomic DNA from Haloplanus aerogenes:
ATTTCGGGTTCGGGGTTGGCCATCGCGAAGACGACGGGATCGCGGGCCATCGACCGCACCATCTCCCCATCGACGAGGCCGCCGACGGCGAGGCCGACGAACACGTCGGTGCCGGCCATCGCGTCGGCCAGGTCGCCATCCGGGCAGTCCTGCGCGAACGCCGCCTTGTAGTCGTTGACCTCGCCAGCGTCCGCGCGGGCCGTCGTGACGATACCCTCGCTATCGACCAGCGTGATGTTCTCGCGCGGGACGCCGAGCGAGACGTAGAAGTCGGCGGTGGCGATGGCGCTCGCGCCGGCGCCGGCGAAGGCCACTTCTAGGTCCGACAGCTCCTTGTCCACGATGTCGACGGCGTTGAGCAGGGCCGCCCCGGAGACGATGGCGGTACCGTGTTGGTCGTCGTGGTAGACGGGGATGTCCATCCGCTCGCGCAAGCGCTCCTCGATTTCGAAACACTCGGGCGCCTTGATGTCCTCGACGTGGATGCCGCCGAAGGAGGGTTCGGTCAGGGAGACGGCTTCCACGATGGCGTCCGGGTCGTCGGTGTCGAGTTCGAAGTCGAAGACGTCGATGTCGGCGAACCGCTTGAGCAGGACGCCCTTCCCCTCGATGACGGGTTTGGAGGCCTGCGCGCCGATGTCGCCGAGGCCGAGAACGGCCGACCCGTTCGACACCATGCCGACGAGGTTACCCTTCGAGGTGTAGGTGTAGGCGTCGGTGGAGTCCTCCGCGATGGCGCGACAGGGGGCCGCGACGCCCGGCGAGTAGGCGAGGCTCAGGTCGCGTTGCGTGCTGGTCGGTTTCGTCGTCTCGATGGCGACTTTCCCCGGCGGGTCGCGCCGGTGGTAGTCGAGTGCATCGTCGTCGAGTCCCATGCCGGCGTCTCGGCGTGTCGCCTGATAAAAGGTGACAGCGCATGCAGTAATTCGTGATAGATCAGCGTCACTCCGCCGCGAGCCACGTGCCCGCGAGGCCGGCCGCCCACTCGGGGCGACGCTCCCACGGGATATCCAGCGGGAGCGCGGTGACGACGGCCGTCCCGGCCCGGAGCCGGTAGGCGTAGATGGTGGTGCCGCTCGCGTCGTAGAAGACGCGCTCCCAGTCGCGGCCCGCGAGCGACGTGACGCCCTCGGAGCCGACGGCGTCGGTCGACTCGGTCGCCGCCTGCGCCGCGTCGACGGAGTCGAACTGCTCGACGTACACCGGCGAGGAGTCCCACCCCGCGCTGGCGGTGCCGACGAAGAGGGTCACGCCGGCCGTCCGGCCCTCGGATTTGATCGGGCCGAACAGGTTCGTCAGCGCCGGCTCGAAGTCGTCCAGTCGTTCCCGGTACGACGCCCCGTCGACGAGGAGGCCCACCCCGTCGGCGCCGTAGGCGTAGAGTTCGTTCAGTTCGGGTTCGTTCGTGTGATCACGGATCGGATGCGACGTGGGGTGTTCGTGGGCGTGCGTGAACACCCGGTGACCGCTCGGGAACTCGTGGGTGTGCTGGTCGACGCCATCGTTCGCCGTCGAGTCGTCGAGGTCGGGGTGGGCCCACGTCACGAAGTCGTCGTCCTCGCTCACGAGCGCGACGATGCGGTCGGTCGCACCGCTCGGGATCAGCATGTCGTAGAGAGGGCCGTAGATCGGACGGCGCGACAGTTCGTTCGAGATGAACTGGTTGGAGCGGACGCGCTGGTAGAACGACCGGGCTCGGGAGAGGGCGCTGTCCTGCAACTGGCGGTCGTCGCGGGCGACTCCGCGCTCGAAGTCACGGACGTAGACGTTGTTTCCGACGCGGAGCGCCGGCGCGACCTGAAAGTGGGGAGAGAGATTCGACTGGACGAAACTGGCGAGGTCGGTCGACGCCGAGCGGAAGGCCTGCACGTCCGCCTCGGTCCGGTCGTCGGCCGCCTGAATCTCCGTGATCGTGTCGTACACGTCGCCGACGGTGACCCGAAACTGGGTCATCGTCGGGCCGTACTGGGTGCGGAACCACTCGAACTCCGAGAAGATGTCCGCCGTCGCGGCGGCGAGGTCGGCGTTGGCGACGGGCGTCGGCGTCGGTGTCGCCGTCGGCGTCTCGGTCGCCGTCGGTTCCCCCGTGGTGGGCTCGGATGTCTGGGTCGCCGTCGCCGTCGCGCCCGATCCGCCGCTTTCAGGGTTCGCCTGTGTGCTGTCGGTGTCGCCGCCGAAACAGCCGCCGAGCAGGTTCGACTGGGCGAGCGCGACTGCCGCGAGGATGCCCCGCCGTGTGAAAGACATTCAGTGGAGAGGTGGAGGGGGGCACAATTAGCGCTTGTGGCCGTACTCTCGAGACTGATAACCACGGATGGTCGGAGTTGATCGACCGTCAACATCTTGAACCACGGTACCGTATCTCACGGCATGAACCTGCCATCGATGACGACACCGGAAGGACTGTTCGACTACCTGATGGCGTTCCTCCTGCTTGCCGCCGTCCTCGCGTACGCCATCCTGTACTTCGGCGGCGCGTGATAGGGTCGGGGAGGGCCAAATTCCGGGCAACGTTCATGACAGTGTACGCGAAACGGGGTGGTGGTGTCACACCAATGTCGACCGAAGACGTACTAGACCACCACCTCGACGCGTTCACTGCACAGGATCTCGACGAGTGTCTCGCCGACTACACCGACGACTCGATCGTCATCACCAACATGGGTGTGTTCCGAGGGCTCGACGAGATCGAGGGGCTGTTCGCCGGGCTGTTCGAGGAGTTCTCACAGGCGGGATCGACGATCGAACTCGACGAGAAGGTCATCGAGGACGAGTACGCCTACATCGTCTGGCACGGCGAGACGCCCGACAACGACTACGAGTTCTGTACTGACACGTTCGTCGTCGAGGACGGGACGATCCACCGGCAGACGTTCGGTGGCAAGATCGAGCCCAAGTAATCACACGCGGACGAACACGCGACCGTCGCTGTGGACGGTGACGGTGGCCTCCTCGACGTCGAACGTCACCTTCACCGCCACCGACGGATCGGAGACGAGGTTGTCGAGGGCGTCGGGATCGACGTAGTCGAACAGGGGTTCGATCTGCTCGTCGAGTGTCGCCTCCAGCGTCTCGGCGACGACGACGCTGGGGACGACTCCGTCGTCGTCGAAGCGCGCCACGTAGGCGTCGTGATCGTCGCTCCAAGAGACGCTGGACGCGCCCGCATCCGTATCGATCATCGGGCGATCACGCTCCGCGTCCGCTCACCCGGTCGGGCCAGCCGATCGGGAGGTACTGACACACCGGCATCTCGTGCAACTCGTGGCATAATACATACGAACATGGGGATAGGGACCAGTTCGTCGCGTCAATCGGACCTAGCCGTGGCGACAAAATAGACCTTTTGGCCCGGAGTCACTGGCGTATTCGAACTGGATCCGGAGTCTCAGGCCTCCAGTACCTCGATCAGGTTCCCTTCCGGGTCGCGGACGAAGCAGATACGCGTGCCGCTCTCGGTCGTTCGCGGCTCGCTCAGCGTCTCGACGCTCGAATCGAGGTCGGCGTAGAACGCGTCCAGGTCGTCGACGGCGAGGCCCAGATGTTTCGCGCCGGGCTGGTTCACGGCCGCGCCGGTCGCGTCGTCGCCTTCGGGGTCGTACTCGACGAGTTCGATCCGGGCACCGTCGAGGACGAAGTGGGCGAACCGGCCGGTCGCACCCTCGACGCCGACGCCGTCGGCGAACGCCTCGCCGGAGACGGTGAATCGATCTGGCGGGTCGAAATCGAAGGTGTCCCGGTAGAACTCGACCGCGCGGTCGAGGTCGGTCACGGTCACGCCGAAGTGGTGTGGAGCGAGTCGAGTCACGTGACTCCGGCGGACGGCCGTCGACAAAGCCACTTCGATCCGACACGCGGCCGTAGGCTTACTACCCCGCACCGTCACGTACGCGATATGACTTTCGTCGTGCCGTTTGACGGATCGGCGCTGGCCGAGACCGCACTGGTTCGGGCCGTCGAGTTCGGAACCGTTCTCGACGAACTGATCGTCGCAGTCAGCGTGATCCCGGAGGGCAACGCGTCGTACGCGCGGGACCACGGCTGGTTGGACGCGGGTGAGCCGTTCGACCGACAGACGGTGGTGGGGCGGCTCCACGAGGCCGTAACGGCCCACGCACCGAACGCGGAGTTCCGGTACGATACCGTCGGCCGGCGAGCCACGCCGGGGACGATAGCCAGTCGACTCCGGGAGCAGGCGAGGGACGTGGACGCGTCGATGGTGTTCGTCGGCAGCGAGAACGCCGGCCGCCTCGTCTCGTCGCTGAGTAGCGTCGGCAAAACCGTCGCCGCCGACGACGAGTACGACGTGGTCATCGTCCGCCACCGGCATCCCTCGAAGATCAGGCAGGTACACGACGCCTCGCCGTTCCGCGAGTCGAAATCCGATTTCTATCGGTGAGAAGGGCCGTCGTAACGGCCTTGTTGAAACCCTTGCTGAGAAACATAACGAGCGAGAGGCGCGAGGATGATGGATACCCCCGAAATCACAAGTGCTGGCTCGCCGTGCAGTAGCTCTCTCTCGAGACTACGGTCATCGCGAGATCCCATTCGCAGAAGGGACGGCAATTCATTTCTTAAGTAAAGGGAATTACTTGCAACGGTCCACATTCACCACGTCCATGTGTTCATCGAACGTGAGCCGGAGTATTTCGTCCTCCGAAGGAACCGAGATGCGGATACGAAGGGGGTCCTCCGAGAGCAATTCCTCCTCGAAATCGAGGAGGCGAGCACGTTGTTCGTACGTCGCCAGGTCGAACTCGATGCCGTGGTCGTAGAAGAACGCAACCACCGCCGGGTGCCGTGACGGGTAGAACAACGTCGGCATCCGCCATCGGTATTTACACCCCTCGCAGACGTGTGAGACGAGCATCCAGAAGATTGAACCACAGTTCTCGCAGAACTGGTACTCATCCCAATCCGGCTGGTGATCCCCGCAGATATCGACCGAGGTGACAGGCATCTCACCCGCACACTCGGGGCAAACCCCGTCTATTATCGAGGCTCGTCGATGAGCGCCCCAAATTCGGTCCGCCTCGTTGATCTCATTCGGCGTCCGATCCCGTAGTCCGGACGGCGGGAATTCGGACTTGCTGATCACGCCAGGTGGGAAAGACTCGACGCATCTCGCTTCGCAGTTGGTACATTCCAAGTAGCGCCACCCCTCCCGATAGCTCCACTCGGGTTGGCTCCCACAGTACCAACACGAGATATCTACCGCCACGGGTTCGACCTGTGGGTCGTCGATCGCCGTGCCGGAAAGTAGCATCCTGACCATTCGCTTGCCAGACTCCATCAGCTCGTAGCCGTCCTCTGTCCGCCGGACGAAGTTGTCCGCAAGCTTGTTCAAGTGGTAGTTGAGGCGACCCGGATCGTCGGCACCGAGGCGCTCGCGGAGTTCGGCGAACCGAATCGGTGTTTCGTCCGCCGGATCGTGTGCTTCCCAGAGGGTCTGTAATATCGCGACTCGGGTTTCGTCAGAGAGCAGCTGGAACGCCTTGTTTCCGGTGGCTGGGTCCGACAGCTCCGTCTCGCTCGGAGGTGGTGGGCTCATACTCGAAAGAGGGGAACGCCGGTAATGACCCTTCCCCACGATACCACACCTCAAGGACGAGTCCTCGGCGGGTAGCCGAGACGGACTCGCCCCACGAGGTAGCGAACGGGGCATCATACCTCACTCCACTTATAGAAACTCGGTTCGATCGACTTTCCTATAGAAATGTTGTTCTAATTATATTTATCCCGATGGCAGTGGATGGTGAAGCTGGAGGCCGACACCAGTGGCACAAGCACACAAACTCGATTGCGAAGCGGCGGCGGCCGAGTGCCGGTTCATCATCCAATCGGAAGACGAGGCCGAGGTGATCGAACTGGCCAAGCGACACATGTGGGACGTCCACGGCCAAGACTACACGGACGAAGAACTCCGCAGTAAACACCTGAAAATCGTATGAGGAAACGAAACAATGGCAACAGACACCCAAGCGGATCGAATTAACGAAGAGAAACTGAGCGAACTCGTGGAGACATCGCTCGTCGATCTCGGTGCGACGGTTCACGCGGCGCTCGCTGTCATCGGTGACGAACTCGGGCTGTACGTGGCACTCGATGACGCGGGACCGCTCACGTCCGCTGAGCTTGCCGAAACAACCGACACCGTCGAGCGGTACGTTCGCGAATGGCTGCGCTCACAGGCCGCCGGCGGGTACGTGACCTACGACCCCGAGACCGACCGCTACTCCCTCACCCCCGAACAGGCGCACATTCTGGCCAACGAGGAGAGCCCCGTGTTCATGCCGGGCGCATTCCAGCTGGTGGGGTCAGTGGCGAAGATCAGCCCGGAACTCAAGGAGGCCTTCCGAACGGGCGATGGCATCGGCTGGCATGAACACGACGACGACGTGTTCCACGGCACAGAACGCTTCTTCGGACCGTCCTACGGAGCCTTCCTCCTCGACTGGATCGCCGCGCTCGATGGCATCGATGCCAAGCTGAAAGCAGGCGGTAAGATTGTTGACGTGGGGTGTGGTCACGGCGCGCCGACGATCCGCATGGCCGAAGCATACCCCAACTCGACGGTCGTCGGCATCGACTACCACGAGGAATCAATCGAAGTGGCGCGTAAGCGGGCGGAAACAGCAGGCGTGTCCGACCGCGTCACCTTCGAAGTGGCAACCGCGAGGGAGTACTCCGGGACCGACTACGAACTCGTGACAATGTTCAATTGCTACCACGACATGGGCGATCCTGTCGGTGTGGCGGACCACGTCCGGGAAACGATCGGAGAGGATGGATCGTGGATGATCGTCGAACCGTATGCCGACGACCGGGTCGAAAACAACCTCACCCCGTTTGGCCGCCTTGGATACTCTATCTCGACGCTGGCCTGTACGCCAAATTCGCTCAGTCAGGATGTCGGGTACGGGCTTG
This window encodes:
- a CDS encoding nuclear transport factor 2 family protein, giving the protein MSTEDVLDHHLDAFTAQDLDECLADYTDDSIVITNMGVFRGLDEIEGLFAGLFEEFSQAGSTIELDEKVIEDEYAYIVWHGETPDNDYEFCTDTFVVEDGTIHRQTFGGKIEPK
- a CDS encoding HalOD1 output domain-containing protein, whose product is MIDTDAGASSVSWSDDHDAYVARFDDDGVVPSVVVAETLEATLDEQIEPLFDYVDPDALDNLVSDPSVAVKVTFDVEEATVTVHSDGRVFVRV
- a CDS encoding VOC family protein codes for the protein MTRLAPHHFGVTVTDLDRAVEFYRDTFDFDPPDRFTVSGEAFADGVGVEGATGRFAHFVLDGARIELVEYDPEGDDATGAAVNQPGAKHLGLAVDDLDAFYADLDSSVETLSEPRTTESGTRICFVRDPEGNLIEVLEA
- a CDS encoding universal stress protein, producing the protein MTFVVPFDGSALAETALVRAVEFGTVLDELIVAVSVIPEGNASYARDHGWLDAGEPFDRQTVVGRLHEAVTAHAPNAEFRYDTVGRRATPGTIASRLREQARDVDASMVFVGSENAGRLVSSLSSVGKTVAADDEYDVVIVRHRHPSKIRQVHDASPFRESKSDFYR
- a CDS encoding winged helix-turn-helix domain-containing protein, encoding MSPPPPSETELSDPATGNKAFQLLSDETRVAILQTLWEAHDPADETPIRFAELRERLGADDPGRLNYHLNKLADNFVRRTEDGYELMESGKRMVRMLLSGTAIDDPQVEPVAVDISCWYCGSQPEWSYREGWRYLECTNCEARCVESFPPGVISKSEFPPSGLRDRTPNEINEADRIWGAHRRASIIDGVCPECAGEMPVTSVDICGDHQPDWDEYQFCENCGSIFWMLVSHVCEGCKYRWRMPTLFYPSRHPAVVAFFYDHGIEFDLATYEQRARLLDFEEELLSEDPLRIRISVPSEDEILRLTFDEHMDVVNVDRCK
- a CDS encoding DUF1059 domain-containing protein gives rise to the protein MAQAHKLDCEAAAAECRFIIQSEDEAEVIELAKRHMWDVHGQDYTDEELRSKHLKIV
- a CDS encoding methyltransferase domain-containing protein; the encoded protein is MATDTQADRINEEKLSELVETSLVDLGATVHAALAVIGDELGLYVALDDAGPLTSAELAETTDTVERYVREWLRSQAAGGYVTYDPETDRYSLTPEQAHILANEESPVFMPGAFQLVGSVAKISPELKEAFRTGDGIGWHEHDDDVFHGTERFFGPSYGAFLLDWIAALDGIDAKLKAGGKIVDVGCGHGAPTIRMAEAYPNSTVVGIDYHEESIEVARKRAETAGVSDRVTFEVATAREYSGTDYELVTMFNCYHDMGDPVGVADHVRETIGEDGSWMIVEPYADDRVENNLTPFGRLGYSISTLACTPNSLSQDVGYGLGAQAGEDQTREVVTEGGFTRFRRAAETPTSLVFEAKP